A region from the Panicum hallii strain FIL2 chromosome 1, PHallii_v3.1, whole genome shotgun sequence genome encodes:
- the LOC112893071 gene encoding zinc finger CCCH domain-containing protein 14, whose protein sequence is MEGGRKRGTADGANGASAGGKRARESESFQTGVGSKTKPCTKFFSTSGCPFGEGCHFLHCFPGGYQAVSKMTNLGGPAVAPPGRMMMGGPPTPTVKTRLCNKYNTAEGCKWGGKCHFAHGERELGKPMLMDSSMHSPVGPRPTGHFAPPPMANPGMATPASFGASATAKISVDASLAGGIIGRGGVNTKQISRVTGAKLAIRDHESDTSLKNIELEGTFDQIKHASAMVRELIVNISGSAPPLAKNPPRGPHRGGGTGSNFKTKMCENFAKGSCTFGDRCHFAHVENELRKPAAA, encoded by the exons ATGGAAGGCGGCCGCAAAAGGGGCACGGCCGACGGCGCCAATGGGGCCTCCGCCGGCGGGAAGCGTGCGCGAG AATCGGAGTCATTTCAAACTGGTGTAGGAAGCAAAACGAAGCCATGCACCAAATTTTTCAG TACTTCTGGTTGCCCCTTTGGCGAGGGCTGCCATTTTCTCCATTGCTTCCCTGGTGGCTACCAGGCAGTTTCAAAGATGACCAACCTAGGCGGCCCAGCAGTTGCACCTCCTGGAAGAATGATGATGGGTGGGCCACCTACGCCCACTGTGAAGACTCGATTGTGCAACAAGTACAACACTGCAGAGGGATGCAAATGGGGGGGCAAATGCCACTTTGCACACGGTGAAAGGGAGCTTGGCAAGCCTATGTTGATGGACAGCTCTATGCACTCCCCTGTGGGACCAAGGCCCACCGGTCACTTTGCACCTCCGCCTATGGCTAACCCTGGCATGGCCACTCCAGCAAGCTTTGGCGCTTCTGCCACAGCCAAGATTAGTGTTGATGCATCCCTTGCTGGTGGCATCATCGGGAGGGGTGGAGTTAACACGAAGCAGATATCTCGAGTCACTGGGGCCAAGTTGGCCATCCGGGACCATGAATCAGATACCAGCTTGAAAAACATCGAGCTTGAGGGCACCTTTGATCAGATCAAGCATGCTAGCGCTATGGTCAGGGAGCTGATTGTCAACATCAGTGGCAGTGCCCCTCCACTGGCCAAGAACCCACCTAGAGGACCACACCGCGGTGGAGGCACAGGAAGCAACTTCAAGACCAAGATGTGTGAGAACTTCGCAAAAGGATCGTGCACTTTTGGTGACAGGTGCCACTTTGCCCATGTTGAAAATGAGCTACGCAAGCCTGCTGCTGCTTGA